The sequence below is a genomic window from Desulfobulbus oligotrophicus.
GACATCATAGTTGACCATTTTTTGTGGGGAACTACAAATCGTATCTCTCCGGAGGCACCGGTACCGGTCGTTAATGTCCAACGGGAAGAGCTTTTATTGGGTGGTAGTGCCAATGTGCTGCGGAATATCGTCTCTCTTGGGGGACAAGCCGCGTTATGCGGCATTATCGGTAACGATGCGATGGGGCGGAAAGTACAGGAACTCGTTGCTGAGCTGGGGGTATCAACGGAAGGACTGGTTGTCGGTAAGCGACCTACCACAGTGAAGACGAGAGTCGTTGCCCAGGGGCAGCAAATTGTTCGTTTTGACCGTGAACAGACAGGGGCGCCCTCAAGAGATTCGTTGCATGCTTTACTGAATTTCCTGGAAAAGCACCTGCCTCGCTACGATGCGATTATGGTGTCGGATTATGCCAAAGGGGTGATCGGAGAGCCGCTGATGGTTCGTCTGCGGCAGTTTCTACAGGAGATAAGGCGGCATGATAAACGATCATTGCCGCTGATTGTAGATCCTAAACCAGTCAACATGCACTGTTTTGTGGGGGCAACTATTATCACTCCCAATCATTATGAAGCTATGCAGATGGCTGGAATCCGGGCAGATGATGAGCGCGGCCTGGCAGCGGCCGCCCGCCAGATTCGTGACGATCTGGGGTGTGAAGCGGTCCTGATCACCCGAGGTGAAGTGGGAATGTCGTTGCTGCAGTCTGATGATCAGATCGTGACGATTCCAGCTATGGCAAAAGAAGTATATGATGTCACCGGGGCAGGTGATACTGTGGCGGCGACCCTTGCCCTCAGCCTGGCAGCGGGAAGCAGGATGTACGAGGCGGCCGTGTTGGCCAACCATGCAGCCGGCATAGCCGTGGGGAAAATCGGTACCGCCTGCGTGACGTTTAAGGAGTTGGCAGCAGCTGTTCTTCATGGTGCACGTGGATAAAATTGATTCGGCTGAGTCACACGAGACAGGGGAGATGACATGCGTCCACGAAGCATGACAGGTTTTGGCCGCGGTGAGGCCTCTGAAGGTGGGAAGATTTGGGTTGCTGAGATCAGAACCGTTAACCACCGTTTTCTTGATCAGCGAGTAGTTTTACCCCGTCTCTTCACAGTCTTTGAAGAACGTGTGAAAAAGCGGATTGCTTCGGTCTTTGATCGTGGCAGGGTTGACGTCACCTTCAGTTTGACCGGAGCAAAGAGCATTGAGCCGCAACTGGCGATCAACAGAAGTGCTGCTTTGCAGTATCGTCGTTGTCTTGAAGAGTTGATCAGCGAGTACGGAGCCGTTGGTCCGATTACCTTGCAGGATATGTTAACCCTGCGCGATGTGATCAGTCTGGAAGAACAGTGCCCTGATCTGGAGATCGAGTGGTCATTGATTTCAGCCAGTTTGGATATTGCTTTAAAAGATTGTGACATCATGCGGGAAAAAGAGGGTCAGGCCCTGAAGGACGATCTTCTTGCGGGGGTAGAGAGGTTTGCCGCCATCACTCAGCAGATAAAAGACCAACTGCCTGTACTATTACAACAGCGTCAGGGTGATCTGCGCATCAGGATCCAGAATTTACTCATTGGTATCGATATTGATCCAATACGTCTTGCCCAGGAAGTGGCCATTATTGCAGATAAAAGTGATGTGGCCGAGGAGATTACCCGCCTGGAGAGCCACATTGCCCAGTTTGGGTGGTTTCTTGGCAGCAACGAACCAGTCGGCAGACGGCTTGATTTCCTCCTGCAGGAGTTCTTACGTGAGGTAAACACCTTATCCTCAAAGATCGCAAATGCAAGTATTGCTCACCTTGGTGTTGAGATGAAAAATCAAATTGAAAAACTGCGTGAACAGGTTCAAAATATTGAGTAATGCGGTTTTTGTTGTGCTGTGAAGAAGTCGAGTTTGAAAGCCATCCTGCCCGGGTTTTCTCATCAGTAAAAAGTGAATTTTATTATGGATAGCAGACTTGTGAACATAGGTTTTGGCAATGCCGTTAAAGTCAGTCGCATTCTTGCCGTTGTAAATCCAGGCTCGTCGCCGGTCAGAAAATTAAAAGAGGATGCCAAGAGCGAAAGAAAATTAATTGATGTAACCGAAGGGCGACGAACCCGAGCCATCTTGATTCTTGATTCAGGTCACCTTGTTCTGTCTTCTGTGCAGCCGGAAACCCTCCACCATCGTCTGTTGATGATGGAGCATGAACTACGTAACCCTGACTATGCACTGGCCAAGGTAGAGCCAAAATGAACGGGAATGGTGGTATGTTGCTCGTGGTATCCGCACCATCCGGATGCGGGAAGAGTACCATTGTAAACCGGGTGATGCAGATTCTGCCGCGTTTGGTTTTTTCCGTATCCCATACAACCAGGTTGCCGAGGTCCGGCGAAACAGATGGTGTCCATTATCATTTTGTTGATAAGGCCACTTTTGCGGCAATACAAGATCAGCAACCAACAGGTTTCCTGGAGTGGGCTGAGGTACATGACCATAAGTACGGCACAAGTGTGGATGAGATCAATCGGCATCGGCAAGAGGGCATGGACGTCATCCTCGACATAGATGTGCAGGGAGCTGCACAGGTACGACAGCGAGCCAATCCGGTGTCAGTTTTCATCGCTCCACCGTCATTTGCAGAGTTAGAGCGGAGGCTTCGCAGCAGGAAAACTGAAAATGAGGCGACTATCAGGGTACGACTTGCCAATGCACGAAAGGAGATGGCCTGTGCAGATGTATACGATTATCTTGTTGTGAACGATCGGCTGGAAGATGCTGTGGAGAGTTTGAAAAGTATCATTATTGCCGAGCGTTGTCGCCGTCGTCGTCTTTCCGATGGCCAAGACGCAGATTGGGGTGCCTGATGACGCACAACTCCAGCCGGGAAAATCAGTCGTCGCCTGTGGGAACTGCCGGACCTGAACCTGAGTCTGCAGAAGATCTTGTCTGGGGTGTTCATCCTGTCCAGGAAGCTCTGGAAAAAGACCCGACCACAATTCGTGAAATAACCGTTCAACAGGGAAAAACAGGGTATCGACTGCAACGGCTCATTGATTTGGCCAGAGACCAGGGGGTTCTCGTTCGATTTGCGAGCACCGATAGATTAGGGGTACCCCGGCACTGTCGCCATCAGGGTGTGGTAGCCCGATTGAACGCTGTTCGCGTATTCCCCTTTCCCCATCTTTTGGAGCGATTGGCTGATCATTCGCAAGAAAAACCCCGGACAGTCTTAGCTCTTGACTCGCTGCAGGATCCTCGTAATCTTGGTTCCATTCTCCGGTCAGCTCTTGCCGCCGGTTTTTCTGATGTGCTGATGACTCGCGAACGCAGTGTGCCTCTGACAGGTACAGTGGTCAGGGCGTCAGCCGGAGCTGTAGCCCATCTTCACCTCTATCAGGTCGGCAATTTAGTCGATGCTTTAGACTCTTTAAAAAAGCATGGTTACTGGATTTACGGCACAGTAACCGAACAGTCTGCAGCATCGATTTATACGGTTGATTTTTCCGGCCCAATCTGTGTGGTCATCGGCAGTGAGGGGAAGGGATTGCGGCCGCTGGTACGAAAACAGAGCGATTTTTTAGTGACCATTCCCATGCAGGCGGCGTTTAATTCGCTCAATGTCTCCGTCGCTGCAGCGATTGTCATGTTTGAAATAGTTCGTCGTTACCCTGAGTAACCACGTGCTGTTGGCCGAAAAATAGTGTGGTCTTGTCAGGGGGTGTGATGTTTTATCATCACAAACTTCCTTTCTTTTGCAACTGCGTCTTAAGGAGATCACCCAAAGTGCCCATGGAAGAGGGTGTTTTGCTCTCCGGAGCGGGCCTGTACTTTTTTTCCTCGAACTCTTCAGTCTCCTGGTCAGCAAGAGTCAAAGCGATGCGTTTTTGTTCACCATCAAATGATTCGATTTTGATGGTTACCTCCTGCCCTGTTTCGATAACCTCCCGCGGATGATGGATGCGGCGACCTGCTCCGAGTTTAGAGATATGAAGAAGCCCGTCAATGCCTGGTTCCAGAGTTACAAAGGCACCAAACGGTACCAGTCGGCTGACTGTGCCCTGGTGAACTGAACCTGCCGAATATCGAGTACCTGCTGACTCCCAGGGGTTTTCCAGAGTTTCGCGGAGGCTTAAGGAAATTCTGTTTTTCTCCCAATCCAGCGTTTTGATGATCACTTCAACCTGCTGGCCGAGATGGAGCTCATCTTCCACCTTATCGGTTTGTCCCCAAGTGATTTCCGAAATCGGAATAAGGCCATCAACACCACCCAGGTCAACAAAAGCCCCGAAATCACGAATAGAACTGACGGTACCTTTGACTCGCATACCTTCGTTCAGCTGTGACTTCAGCTCCTCCCGTTCCTGCTGGCGCCGTTCTTCCTGGATTGCCCGGGCAGAAAGAACAATGTTTCGTCCCTGGTTACCATACTCGATTACTTTGAAGAGAAAGGTCTTTTCAAGGTAATCTTCAGGGTTTTCCACCTTGCGAATATCCATCTGGGAGTAGGGACAAAATGCCCGTTGGCCGGCAATGGAAACCGAAAAACCTCCTTTTATTTCTTCGGTGACTCTTCCTTCAACCGGTATACCCGAGATAAAGGCCTCTTCAAGCTCTTTCGCAATAACCTGACCGGAACCCAGCCGAGTGGTAAATATCATTTCTCCACCACGATCAGCCAGGAAAAAAACCTGTACTTTGTCACCAGTGGCAACGGTGAGCTCTCCTTCCTGATTGCAGAGTTCTGAGGCACTGAGAACCCCTTCACTCTTCTGGCCAACATCAAGAAAGATATTTTCCCCACTTATACCAACGATCGTTGCCTCCACCTGGTTACCAGGGCGAAGAGATTTTTGAGAAGCAGGAGTATCAGAGAAAAGATCAGCAAAGGTTTCATTACTCATGGCGATGTTGTTGTACTGTAAAAGAAATTGAAGTTGATATGTCCGGTTGGAAGTTATCTGCTCAACAATACGCGTGTCCACAGGGGAGAGCAGGTCAGCCTGTCCGTTTGCGGAGTGTACATATGGTGACCTGGAAAGATAGTCTTTCAGGATTCATATACAAGAAACTGTAGGGTTCTATTCTATATGCCGGTGGAAAAGACAAGTCCGTGTTTACAAAAAGTCATGGCTATACTGTTTTTATTCAACGGTATCTGTTCATGGTACCAGGATTCCGGTGTTCTACTGTCGTATTATTTCGGTTCCCGGAGCGGTGTTAAGTTGGAGTAATAATTGTACTTTTTGTCGATCTCCCCGTTGAAGGGCATTCAGGCGAATGTTGGTAAATTTTAGTTCGGTCATGGCTCCGAAATGGTCCTCCATGAGCAATCGATCAATAATCAGACTGGAGGTGAACCAGAGCTGTACACGTTTAATTTGAGGGTGTGGCTGCCTGGGGGTGAGCAAAACACTTTCCAGATCTTTTGGGGGTTCATTGAGTAAAAAAGATGCATCACCCTGTGCTGCTATAAATTCGTCCACAAGCTTTTTGGTGCCAGTGAAAATAGCATACGTTATATCGGTTTCCAGATCATGTGCCGGGGAGATAATGAGCTGCTTGTCTTCCGGTGTATAAATCGAAAGCGTTGTGCCATCGTTGATAATCGTCTGTTCCAGTGCACCTGTGTAATTCCATCGCATAATCCCCTGTTTGGTCGAGGGGGGGGAGCTGGTATCGGTCAGACGATAAAAAACCGCGTTCCCTGTACCCTGTTTAATCCGACCACTGTTTTGCGTTGTCTGGGAAAAATTAAATTCCAGGCTGTGGAGCTGCTGATACTGCTTCTGCAATTGCGTTACCTGCTGTTCAGGAGTCGGAGGGGACGCCGCAGCAACAGGCGAGGCAAAATACAGCATCAGAATTGTGAGTATCAGACACAGGGGTAAGTGCTTATACATCGGTTTTCTCCAGTGTAACAGAGCGACCAAAAATTGTGCTGGCAAGATCGTGCACCGGTGCAGGTATGTCGGAAACAAAGAAACGACTTGATTGTTCCGGGCAGTAAAGTTCGCTGCGCATCTTCTCGTCAGCGGCAAGAAGAGCTTTGAGGTGCAAAGCTACTTCAACTGAAGAGTCAATAATCTGTACTCGGCGGCCGATCCGAGGAACAATAATCTTCTTGAGCAAAGGGTAGTGCGTGCAACCAAGGATTAAGGTGTCAATTTGTTTGTCCCGGAGAGGCCGCAGGTAGTTCTTAACTATCATCTTTGTTTCGCGCCGCCCCAGCCAGCCCTCTTCAACCAAAGGAACGAGGAGTGGACAGGCCTGGTTGTACACCCTGCAGTCAGATCTTGCCGCCTGAAGTCGCTGCTCGTACAGACCGGAATTGATGGTGGCTCTTGTTCCGATCAGGCCGATTTTTCCTGTTTCACTCACAGAGACTGCCCTTGCCACGGCCGGCGAAATAACATCAATAATCCGTTGACTGTACGTATTTCGCAAGAAGGTCGAGGCAGTGCTTGCAGCGGAATTACAGGCAATAACAATCAGTTTTGCGCCCTGATTCAGTAAAAAATCGGTATTGCGATGGGAGTATTCCGTGATCATGGCCGGACTTTTTGAACCATACGGCGTCCGGGCAAGATCTCCAAGGTAGACAAAGGGATAGCCCGGGCAACACTGCTCAATAGCGCGGGCAACAGTCATACCCCCGACTCCGGAGTCAAAGATGCCGATCATGACAAGCTGATGATTTTACTTGCAAACTATTGGCTGTGGTTCGGTGGTGCACAGGATGAACAGAACATATTACTGAAGTGCGCACTGAAAACTCTGTCAGGTCGGATATATTTATCACAAGGAGCGTCCGGATGTACGACTTTTTGATGAGCAACACTTGGGGTGATTCTTTTAGCCCGTGCCTTTTTACAAGAAACTACCTTTATTTTGTTCTGTTTTTAGTACGCATTTCTATAGCTTTGCGCAGATTTTCAGGTAATCCTCGTTCTTTCCCCGATTGCGAGCGTTTTTCGGAAAGTGCTTTTGAACAGAGAGGCTGTCGTGCCGAAAAACCATGCTTTTTTCGGTATTCCCTGGAGGTGAGCCCATGTGATCTTAAATGTTTCGGAGAGAGCATTTTAAACTCCTGCCCACATTCCAAACAGATAATTTTATTCCTCTGTATGGATTTTTTGGGGTCCATTACAGGGTTGGTCTCTTCGGGTTCTGCTTCAATTCCGTTGGCCTCAGCCTCCTGAAGAGATTTTAAGGTCTGAAAGGTATCATTAAGAGCAGCTTTTATTTCTTCGGTGGTCATTTGTTTACTGCTGATCTGTGACTGAATTATTTCAGCGGTCATTTCAACAAGGGATTTGCTCATTGTGATCTCCTGTGCAGAAAGATGAAGACTATTACTATTATTTTACCACTGTACAAGAATAGAGCATGTATGTATCAAATGCAAAGTTTTATTTCTTTAAAAGGACACATTTTCACATACAGCAGTACTGATAGCAGAGAGATCGAAAATCTGACCAATTATTCTTACCTGTTTGAGGAATAAATTTTATTTGATTGGCCGAGGATGAGGCGTGATTGCGATAGATGTTCTTGTATCACCGTGTTACATTTTTGAATGTCCTGATCAACTGTCTTCAAAATAGTATTTCTGGTCAGTCGCTCTAGAATAATGAAGGTTTCGAGGAAATAGTACAGATGATTTTAAATCATCACTGCTCAGGTCTTTTCCTGCAGTAAAATTTGTGACGAAATAATAGTTCGGGTTGATAGCAGTTTGGACGGTTGCATCATATTTCTTTTGGCGCACAGGCCAAGCAGCAGGAGAGGAGAGGTATCTGCCGGCTGGAATCCGGTGCAGTTCAACGTTGTGTTGCAGATGTTTCATAAAAGGGGACACCGCAATTGACAAATACCGTTGACAGTAAGAAGGACAGGTATTAATTTTTTTCTCCATATCTAACGAATTGGTTATTGTTTGAACCTTTAAATAGAGCGTGTGTGAGGTACAGTTATGCCAGTGTACGAGTACGAATGCAGCGGGTGTAAGAAAATTTTTGAAATACAACAGCGTATCGCCGATGCTCCTGTTTCAACCTGTCCGGAATGTGGTGCTGATGTGAAAAAGCTCATTTCCATGAGTTCTTTTCAGCTCAAAGGTGGCGGTTGGTACGCTGATGGATACAGCTCAGCAGATAAGGGCTCCTGTGCCGACACAGGATCGGCACCATCCTGCCCGGCAGGAGCAGGTGGTTCCTGTTGCCAATGCCCGGCGGCGGCAAGCTGACCGAAATCTTTTGTTTGCAGATCTGAACCCGGCCATGTGCCGGGTTTTTCATTTTCAGACGATGGAAAGATCATGCCTGCGCTACGGTTTGCTGATGATGGCCATGGCATCCCCATAGGAGAAAAATCGATAACCACTGTCGGCAGCCTGCTGGTAGGCCTCAAGGATGCGTTGTCGCCCGGCTAGTGCAGAGACAAGGAGGAGTAGTGATGATTTCGGCAGATGGAAGTTGGTGATCAGGTTGTCCACCGTACGAAACCGGAACCCGGGATAGATATACAGATCGCACTCGCCGGTTCCCGGCTGGATATTGCCGTGCGGATCAGTAATAAACTCAAGGGTCCGCACGGTCGTGGTTCCCACTGCCCAGATTCTTCTGTTTTGATTTTTTGCCCGTTGGATGACAGCCGCTGTCTCAGGAGAGACTGTGTACCATTCCTTGTGAATACTATGCTTTCGAATATCTGAAGTCCGTATCGGTGCAAAGGTGCCATATCCGACATGCAGAAGTATGTCGGCGATTTCAACACCTTTGCTCTGTATCTGCGTTAACAGTTGATCTGTAAAATGAAGCCCGGCCGTTGGAGCGGCAACTGAACCGGTTTGATACGCATATCGGGTCTGGTAACGGTCTTGGTCTGCAGCCAGATGGCCTGTGGGGCGGTTGATGTAGGGCGGTAACGGTATCTGACCATGATGTTCGAGGAGTTGCTCCAGACTCTGTGTGTTTTGCAGGTGAAACTGTAAGGTAACCTCTGCCTTACCGTCCGGATGGAGGGTGTTGATACGTGCCTGCAGCTGCTCACTGAAAAAAATCAGGCTGCCGATTTTTGGCCGTTTGGCACTTTTAATGAGAGCAGGTGCCACTGCCTCTGACCATTGTCCA
It includes:
- the rfaE1 gene encoding D-glycero-beta-D-manno-heptose-7-phosphate kinase, encoding MIQSVLQKRIAQFADARILVIGDIIVDHFLWGTTNRISPEAPVPVVNVQREELLLGGSANVLRNIVSLGGQAALCGIIGNDAMGRKVQELVAELGVSTEGLVVGKRPTTVKTRVVAQGQQIVRFDREQTGAPSRDSLHALLNFLEKHLPRYDAIMVSDYAKGVIGEPLMVRLRQFLQEIRRHDKRSLPLIVDPKPVNMHCFVGATIITPNHYEAMQMAGIRADDERGLAAAARQIRDDLGCEAVLITRGEVGMSLLQSDDQIVTIPAMAKEVYDVTGAGDTVAATLALSLAAGSRMYEAAVLANHAAGIAVGKIGTACVTFKELAAAVLHGARG
- a CDS encoding YicC/YloC family endoribonuclease — translated: MRPRSMTGFGRGEASEGGKIWVAEIRTVNHRFLDQRVVLPRLFTVFEERVKKRIASVFDRGRVDVTFSLTGAKSIEPQLAINRSAALQYRRCLEELISEYGAVGPITLQDMLTLRDVISLEEQCPDLEIEWSLISASLDIALKDCDIMREKEGQALKDDLLAGVERFAAITQQIKDQLPVLLQQRQGDLRIRIQNLLIGIDIDPIRLAQEVAIIADKSDVAEEITRLESHIAQFGWFLGSNEPVGRRLDFLLQEFLREVNTLSSKIANASIAHLGVEMKNQIEKLREQVQNIE
- a CDS encoding DUF370 domain-containing protein, producing MDSRLVNIGFGNAVKVSRILAVVNPGSSPVRKLKEDAKSERKLIDVTEGRRTRAILILDSGHLVLSSVQPETLHHRLLMMEHELRNPDYALAKVEPK
- the gmk gene encoding guanylate kinase; translated protein: MNGNGGMLLVVSAPSGCGKSTIVNRVMQILPRLVFSVSHTTRLPRSGETDGVHYHFVDKATFAAIQDQQPTGFLEWAEVHDHKYGTSVDEINRHRQEGMDVILDIDVQGAAQVRQRANPVSVFIAPPSFAELERRLRSRKTENEATIRVRLANARKEMACADVYDYLVVNDRLEDAVESLKSIIIAERCRRRRLSDGQDADWGA
- the rlmB gene encoding 23S rRNA (guanosine(2251)-2'-O)-methyltransferase RlmB, which encodes MTHNSSRENQSSPVGTAGPEPESAEDLVWGVHPVQEALEKDPTTIREITVQQGKTGYRLQRLIDLARDQGVLVRFASTDRLGVPRHCRHQGVVARLNAVRVFPFPHLLERLADHSQEKPRTVLALDSLQDPRNLGSILRSALAAGFSDVLMTRERSVPLTGTVVRASAGAVAHLHLYQVGNLVDALDSLKKHGYWIYGTVTEQSAASIYTVDFSGPICVVIGSEGKGLRPLVRKQSDFLVTIPMQAAFNSLNVSVAAAIVMFEIVRRYPE
- the rpsA gene encoding 30S ribosomal protein S1; this encodes MDTRIVEQITSNRTYQLQFLLQYNNIAMSNETFADLFSDTPASQKSLRPGNQVEATIVGISGENIFLDVGQKSEGVLSASELCNQEGELTVATGDKVQVFFLADRGGEMIFTTRLGSGQVIAKELEEAFISGIPVEGRVTEEIKGGFSVSIAGQRAFCPYSQMDIRKVENPEDYLEKTFLFKVIEYGNQGRNIVLSARAIQEERRQQEREELKSQLNEGMRVKGTVSSIRDFGAFVDLGGVDGLIPISEITWGQTDKVEDELHLGQQVEVIIKTLDWEKNRISLSLRETLENPWESAGTRYSAGSVHQGTVSRLVPFGAFVTLEPGIDGLLHISKLGAGRRIHHPREVIETGQEVTIKIESFDGEQKRIALTLADQETEEFEEKKYRPAPESKTPSSMGTLGDLLKTQLQKKGSL
- a CDS encoding LolA family protein, translating into MYKHLPLCLILTILMLYFASPVAAASPPTPEQQVTQLQKQYQQLHSLEFNFSQTTQNSGRIKQGTGNAVFYRLTDTSSPPSTKQGIMRWNYTGALEQTIINDGTTLSIYTPEDKQLIISPAHDLETDITYAIFTGTKKLVDEFIAAQGDASFLLNEPPKDLESVLLTPRQPHPQIKRVQLWFTSSLIIDRLLMEDHFGAMTELKFTNIRLNALQRGDRQKVQLLLQLNTAPGTEIIRQ
- the murI gene encoding glutamate racemase codes for the protein MIGIFDSGVGGMTVARAIEQCCPGYPFVYLGDLARTPYGSKSPAMITEYSHRNTDFLLNQGAKLIVIACNSAASTASTFLRNTYSQRIIDVISPAVARAVSVSETGKIGLIGTRATINSGLYEQRLQAARSDCRVYNQACPLLVPLVEEGWLGRRETKMIVKNYLRPLRDKQIDTLILGCTHYPLLKKIIVPRIGRRVQIIDSSVEVALHLKALLAADEKMRSELYCPEQSSRFFVSDIPAPVHDLASTIFGRSVTLEKTDV
- a CDS encoding MucR family transcriptional regulator, with translation MSKSLVEMTAEIIQSQISSKQMTTEEIKAALNDTFQTLKSLQEAEANGIEAEPEETNPVMDPKKSIQRNKIICLECGQEFKMLSPKHLRSHGLTSREYRKKHGFSARQPLCSKALSEKRSQSGKERGLPENLRKAIEMRTKNRTK
- the queA gene encoding tRNA preQ1(34) S-adenosylmethionine ribosyltransferase-isomerase QueA — translated: MPKLSYQLSDYDYDLPADQIAQFPAPQRDRSRLLILDLNTQAIGHRIFTDISTFFRPGDVLVVNTTKVFPARLLGHKETGGRAELFLLSFPHSISSSTGGQWSEAVAPALIKSAKRPKIGSLIFFSEQLQARINTLHPDGKAEVTLQFHLQNTQSLEQLLEHHGQIPLPPYINRPTGHLAADQDRYQTRYAYQTGSVAAPTAGLHFTDQLLTQIQSKGVEIADILLHVGYGTFAPIRTSDIRKHSIHKEWYTVSPETAAVIQRAKNQNRRIWAVGTTTVRTLEFITDPHGNIQPGTGECDLYIYPGFRFRTVDNLITNFHLPKSSLLLLVSALAGRQRILEAYQQAADSGYRFFSYGDAMAIISKP